One segment of Setaria viridis chromosome 4, Setaria_viridis_v4.0, whole genome shotgun sequence DNA contains the following:
- the LOC117851471 gene encoding 3-ketoacyl-CoA synthase 5: MSSPPLLAKEGLKAAYCRVVVTVPLAAAALVAVARLGPEELAGRVRDARPVHLFLAAFLPAAAATVYLMLRPRAVYLVDYACFRTASNCRVPFSTFLEHAKQVPVLNERSIRFMTKLLERSGLGEETCLPPAHHYIPPYKYCTLDAARGEVDLVVFGALDDLFAKTGVSPGDIDILVVNCSLFCPTPSFVDMIINRYKLRSDIRSTHLSGMGCSAGLVSVGLARNLLQVAPRGAHALVVSTETITPNYYVGSERAMLLPNCLFRIGGAAALLSNSPAKARFRLRHVVRTLTGAQDSAYTCVFQEEDDRGNVGINLNKDLMTIAGNALKANITAIGPLVLPASEQLLFALSFIVRKVLSGKFKPYIPDFRTAFDHFCIHAGGRAVIDELQRSLNLSDQQVEASRMALHRFGNTSSSSLWYELAYIEAKGRMRKGDRVWMIGFGSGFKCNSAAWECIEPAANAEGPWATSIHRYPVDIPDVLKH; this comes from the coding sequence ATGAGCTCGCCACCTCTGCTCGCCAAGGAGGGCCTCAAGGCCGCGTACTGCCGCGTCGTCGTGACGGTGCCGCTCGCCGCAGCCGCCCTCGTCGCCGTGGCGCGGCTCGGGCCCGAGGAGCTCGCCGGCCGGGTCCGGGACGCGCGGCCGGTGCACCTCTTCCTGGCAGCGTTCctcccggccgcggcggcgaccgtgTACCTGATGCTCCGCCCGCGCGCGGTGTACCTGGTCGACTACGCCTGCTTCCGGACGGCGTCCAACTGCCGCGTGCCCTTCTCCACCTTCCTGGAGCACGCCAAGCAGGTGCCGGTGCTCAACGAGCGCAGCATCCGGTTCATGACCAAGCTGCTGGAGCGGTCGGGGCTCGGGGAGGAGACGTGCCTGCCGCCGGCGCACCACTACATCCCGCCCTACAAGTACTGCACCCtcgacgcggcgcgcggcgaggtgGACCTCGTCGTGTTCGGGGCGCTCGACGACCTGTTCGCCAAGACGGGGGTCAGCCCCGGCGACATCGACATCCTCGTCGTGAACTGCAGCCTCTTCTGCCCGACCCCGTCCTTCGTCGACATGATCATCAACAGGTACAAGCTGCGCAGCGACATCCGGAGCACGCACCTCTCCGGGATGGGGTGCAGCGCGGGGCTCGTCTCCGTGGGGCTCGCCCGGAACCTCCTCCAGGTGGCTCCCAGAGGCGCGCACGCGCTGGTGGTGTCGACGGAGACCATCACGCCCAACTACTACGTGGGCAGCGAGCGCGCCATGCTCCTGCCCAACTGCCTCTTCCggatcggcggcgcggcggcgctgctgtcCAACTCCCCCGCGAAGGCCCGGTTCCGGCTCAGGCACGTCGTGCGCACGCTCACCGGCGCGCAGGACAGCGCGTACACGTGCGTGTTCCAGGAGGAGGACGACAGGGGAAACGTCGGGATCAACCTGAACAAGGACCTGATGACCATCGCCGGGAACGCGCTCAAGGCCAACATCACCGCCATCGGGCCCCTCGTGCTCCCGGCCTCTGAGCAGCTCCTGTTCGCGCTCTCCTTCATCGTGCGCAAGGTGCTCAGCGGGAAGTTCAAGCCGTACATCCCCGACTTCCGCACGGCCTTCGACCACTTCTGCatccacgccggcggccgcgccgtcaTCGACGAGCTGCAGCGCAGCCTCAACCTGTCGGACCAGCAGGTGGAGGCATCGCGGATGGCGCTGCACCGGTTCGGGAACACGTCAAGCAGCTCGCTCTGGTACGAGCTGGCCTACATCGAGGCCAAGGGACGGATGCGGAAAGGTGACCGGGTGTGGATGATTGGGTTTGGGTCCGGGTTCAAGTGCAACAGCGCGGCGTGGGAGTGCATCGAGCCCGCGGCGAACGCGGAGGGGCCCTGGGCGACGTCGATTCACAGGTACCCGGTGGACATCCCGGACGTGCTCAAGCACTAA
- the LOC140222565 gene encoding protein ALP1-like, whose amino-acid sequence MEALGMFLWVIGAPQSLRQVEDRFVRSLETISRTFDNVLSSVLKLAVDIIKPKDPEFKTVHPRLRNPRFAPYFNNCIGAIDGMHIPVVVPNDKVVQHTGRHGYTSQNVLAICDFDMRFTFAVTGWPGSVHDMRVFSDALNKYGDKFPHPPAVEVRNDVN is encoded by the exons ATGGAGGCTTTAGGAATGTTCCTTTGGGTAATTGGTGCACCACAATCCCTTAGACAGGTTGAGGACCGGTTTGTAAGGTCCTTAGAAACAATAAGCCGTACATTCGATAATGTTTTGTCAAGTGTTCTTAAGCTAGCAGTGGATATTATTAAGCCCAAGGACCCAGAATTTAAGACCGTGCACCCAAGGTTGAGAAACCCTCGCTTTGCACCatacttcaacaattgtataggagctatagatgggatGCATATACCGGTCGTGGTGCCAAATGATAAGGTGGTTCAGCACACCGGGAGACATGGATATACTTCACAGAATGTGCTGGCTATatgtgatttcgacatgaggttcacaTTTGCTGTGACTGGATGGCCTGGATCGGTTCATGACATGAGAGTCTTCAGTGATGCCTTAAACAAATATGGTGACAAGTTTCCGCATCCTCCTGCAG TGGAGGTAAGGAATGATGTCAATTGA